In Meleagris gallopavo isolate NT-WF06-2002-E0010 breed Aviagen turkey brand Nicholas breeding stock chromosome 6, Turkey_5.1, whole genome shotgun sequence, the genomic stretch TCCATCTCCTTCTGGAACTGAAAACATTGAGAGGAAGGATATGTTCTAGAGGTGCCATagtaagagagaaaaacaggagcAATCACCAGAGCTCCTAGCATCCAGACAGCTGTCACCCAAATCGTAGTGTAGCACTTGTTGAACTCAAGTTGAAAGAGACGCATTATGATGATAGCAACATAAAAGGTGAAGGTGGTGTACATGTGGAGGTAGATGGTGGCACTTACTAGCTTGCAAGTGAATGTCCCAAATTTCCATTCCTGTGAAACGTAATAGCTGAGGCGGAAGGGGATGCTGAGTAACAGAAGGGTATGCAGCACTAGGAGGTTGATTATGATGATAATCATGGCAGATTGGGATCTCCTTCGAAACAACTGGCGAGACATCACAAGGACACCAAGTGTACCCCCAGCTAGGTCAATGCTGTACAGGATTATGAGAATAGAGCGAAGCCTGTCTGAGGTGTCCAGCATTGTCCTGATTGTAGACTGATTCTGCTGGGTTAAGCTGCTGTTGGACATCTTGCTAAGCACCTCTTTTGAAGgttactgaaaaagaaaaacggGAATTAGTAAAATAgacatgttttcttcattccttcaaagaatcacagaatggccagggttggaagggacctcaaggatcatgaatctccaaccccctgccacatgcagggccaccaacctccccatttaatactagaccaggctgctcccccatccaatctggccttgaacacctccagggatggggcatccacagcctctctgagcagctgttccagtacctcaccactctcatagtaaagaacttccccctggcATCCAAccaaaatcttccctccctcaacttaaaaccattttccttcctttattgTTAACTACAGAATGTCACAGATTCATGAAGTAATATCTAAGTGAACTGTTTGACGTTATCTTATATACATGACCTTACAGCAGTTCTCATGGTGCATATGACAGCAATAAACTGCATCTCTTAGTGTTAAAACATATTGTTTATAATAGTGAAAGTGTCTTCAATTCGGTAAAATGCATGACAGgatattttttcaattatttgcCTCTATCAGCCTTCTGAAATAATTAAGACACTGACTGAAAATTCTACAAATGTAATTTGCATCTAAGATTGAAGGaggggaaaataatgaaatgtaaaGAGGCTGCACATACAACTTATGCATAATTTATGAAGACACCGAGGCcatatttttagcattttgctGGATGACTGTAGGACACCCGTAAGGCTGCAACAGTTTCTAGATTTGTAGAGCACACTGGAAATAAGGATCTGCAGATTAGAAGTCAATTTCTTCTCACTTCATTTCCAAAACTTTTTGCTTCAGAATTTCTCTTGCACTGCTCTATTATGAAAAGTAAAGAgaagctaaaaataattaaggattttattttattatttttttttcaaggaggAAAATCTATAGGCACTTGTTGAACATAGCCAGATACATCCACATTCATATTTAGATGTAAGGCTTGCACAGAGTTCTCTGTTTGCACAAAAGTATATGGGTGTAGCACGCAGGATACATGAATATTTTGCTAATGAGATCTCACCTTATAGAGGGTATCAAAAGAATGTAGTAATGGCTGAAATATGGTGTCTTGGAGAGGTAATGAGCTCACTCTCTGATTACTCTCTTGTTTGGAAGCAGTAACGTGGCTTTAATCTGTAATCCTTAATTCTGTTGCGCTCACCTTTGAAATGATTATAAAACATTTCCATTATCAGGGTCATGTTTTCCCCAGTAATTGATTGTAACTGAAgaacattttcagagaaaattcttattttttaagcatCAGTAAAGCATCTTTAGAAGACCATTGGAATACTGTGTCCGAATCTGATCTAAaccatttctgttcttttaaaatgcatgttcTAAGAAGAATTCTAAAGAATTCAAAATTTTTCGTGCCCACTaatatttttgagaaatttGCGTCACTATCGACTTTGCTGTAAGAAGTTTTACAAAGCTTATGAAGATGACTTTCCACTATTGGCATAAAAGAACGTTCCACTACATGTTGTTAATATTTCAAACTGGCTTTAAGTAGGAacaatcatttttaaatgataataaATGGTATAATTATAACCCAGATACCAACAGTTTATATTAAATAGAAGTAGATCTTCtatttatagaagaaaaattattaatttttaccTTGTAATGTCTTAGTTTGGTGATTCCTCCTCCCTTTATCGCCATTTCATGCACCCGTAGCATACAGCACACGTAATCAGTGTGAAAAAAAGAGCCTTGGTCTTTGCTGTTCACCCAAGAGCAGCTGAAGTTACTCAGCCCACatacaggaaggaagaagtcatATTTTGATTTGCAGAGATAGCAGTCAAGTAAGTTCAGCTTCCAGTATTACTCTATTGttcatgcagaagaaaatgctgtaaagCTGCTGAGTTGTCAGAAATCATCACAATGCTTGGACTTGGAGGACAGACTCACTTGGCAGGACTGCTTCTGTCCACATTTGGTCAGTCTTAAGCTGGGCAGTGATTTCCTCAGCTGAACAACTATCACAAGGTACTGGATTTTGCCAGTCAGCAAGTAAGTGAAGAAATGTGCATCTGAGTAGGGgatttttcattataaatgtattttatccTGCACTTGTCCTATATTTAGTAGTTTATAAAATGTGACAGAATAACAAGGTGTTTAGCAGAGTTAAAAAACAGACATCACTTGAACAATCTGTCTTCAAGAATACAGAGGTAGTTACTCACTGCTTAAGTCGCATAAATAAAGTAAACTTCATATATATAAAGCAACTTAAGAGTTTCTGCTGTTAAAAAACACTGCCCAAGACCAGCAACTATTGAAGATTATTCTGAACTACATGAAGGCTGATCCCAAGCCAAAGCATATCTATAAGGtaaaaaggaaagcagtgagTCAGGGATTTTCCACAGACTGTAAAAGACAGTTTATTGATtagaaatgaaagaggaaacaaaatatgtggtgatttttatttttttttttttcaattagatTTCTAAACCGCAGTCAGAATGGTCAATATTCAAATAAGAATGGTTAATATACAAAGTCTTGTGAGCATTAGCATAAAGCCAATATTCCAGCAGGGCTGAACTAGCATCACTTCTGCAATTGTAAATAGTCATCTTCTGTGAAATATGAGGGTGGTTCCCTTTGGGAAACTTCTATTACTAAGTATAGTCATTAGGAAGAACTAGATAGACAGTAACTAAGTACAAAGacgcacacaaaaaaacaaggGCACTGAAATTCagggagaaaaactgaaagagttTTGAATGTGAGCAAGAGCATACAGAGACTGGTACGTGGGACATTCTCAAGATAAACTTTGAAAGCTTTGAGAAAACAGTTAATATTGCATTTAGATAAGGATTCAGAGCAAGTAGAAACCCTGTTTTGGAGACTGTATGTATTGGTAGCTTGGGGGTAAGAGAAATGAGTAATTGCTCCAACAGACAgagtgagaaaggaaaacagctgtGTGAATAATGATACTCACCAGGTACGGATCCAGCTTCTTAATACCACATAAGGACAGGCTGCTTCCTGACATAGTAGTGATAATGTTTGGACATCAGAATGATTGGTTGGGTCTGCAGAAACATATAGAATAGGGAGCAAAAACATATAGGGAATAGGGGGAAAGCATGGGTGTCAGACACCAATCCTTTCAGTAGGTTAAAGTGCCCGTGAAACTACCTACATTCACAGCCTctggggaaagaagggaaatgCATGCAGCCTTGTGTTCTGTCTACAGACAGCATCTGGAGCAATCCACAGATTGAATCACCAAGTAGCACTGAAGAAGAGAGATGAAGAAACTGATTTGTTGAAGTGACAATTGTGTAGAAGTAGGTGCTCCAGGCAGAGCCAAAGCCAACTAGAACATCAAAACCTTTGCATACTCTCTTGCCTTTCCCAATCAAGTCTGAGCTCTTTGGATGTATAATAATTCCAAAAACTACAGACAAAGGTGCTCCTTTGAAACAAATGTGGGGCAGAAACTAAACTTCTGAATTGATGCTTCACGTCCCTGAGTTGCTATGTCCTCAAAGTGCTCCTTGTATGTTGAAACTTCAGTGTTCAGTGTGTTAAACTTTTATCTTCATGTTGtgtttagaaaattaaaaaaataaaaaagaaaaaaaaaagaaaagaaaaagaaatataatgtGTTCAGCAAAACTAGGTCTTACATTTTAGGTCAGATTCCCATTAGGGTACAAAAGGAAATTGAGTCATCTCAGCCTGTACAAATGAACCTTAAGATCTTACTTCTGCTTCTTTCATTGTAGCACAATTTGCCCCTGGTGAGActaaagactgaaagaaaaatgcacataTACACGTCAGAGATCCAGGTCAAGACTAGTATCACAAATAGAGtttaagaagggaaaagaagaagacTTGCTGAATGTTCAGAGACTGCATGAGTTCCTCTAAGTGGCAGATTTCTgtgtatttgattttattttatttctgcaggaTTGCCTCTACTTTCAGTGTCTCTGTGTGAGAGAATGTGTGTACTGGTCATTATCATAGCAACTATAGTTTCACATATGAACTCAAGAGCTCCTATCTTTATAATATCTACCATAAAGCCATGCCACTTTGTTTTACTGGATCGATTTTCAATTTTATCTACTTCCAATTTAGTGTCCTAATTACTGGTCATTTCAATTATTTGTGAATACTAAATATTCTATAGCAAGTTTAACTTAGCTCTGTATATGCCAACCATAAACAACATCAGAAGAACAGGGAATGGCTGTGTTACATTCCAGCTTACCGGTCTTTCTGTGGTTGCAGCAAGTAGTTCTTGCTGTCTCACTCCCAGTCTATCAGAAATGGGTCACAGGTACTGGAAAATGGGTAAATCATTTTCCTAAAACATACTCCAGTGTTTTAGGATAATCACTTTAAATTGCAAATCCCACCCACTCATGCTTCATGAAGAAATGTGTAATTTCAGTCAGtaagtgataaaaaaaaatcagatttcagaTTCTTAGACTAATCCTCTGTTTATTTGCAAATTTGAGAAGTTTCTCAGGTTTTGTGATGATGGAAGAGACTACCTGGCTTCTCTatttattagaaataataaCACAACATAGTTGCCTTAGTCATAACTATTTAATATGCTTCAAAATATTAAGCTTTAcgtaagaagaaaaaaacatgtagAGGAGTTCTACAGAGGAACTTGACAAGGTTTATCAGACAAAGGTTACATCTTactttttgaaacaaaacttCTTCAGTTTGAAGTATGGAGATAATATTCATTATCATAAGCAGAGGAACTTGTGGGCTTTTTTCTCCTGAGTGGTAAATACCAGTTCAGTAGTAAGATAGATGACTTATGAAACAGTCATATCCTGTTGTTAGGTCTAGTTGTTCTCAATGCTCATAAAGGCAATtaatgttttctctgctttttgttgttctaGGAAATTGATAATACTAGCATTAAAGCACCTTTCAAGGAAACAGCTGCAAAGAGCCACATGTGAGGAGGGCTTTGGCACTGACAACATAACCTTTCCCTGCCCCaagcttctttcctttctgttggAACATGCTGCCACTAATCCTCCTCATTACAATTAATTTCTTCCATTTAGAGTCCTGCACTCTTTCTCAGAAGTCTGCTTTTTGATAGCCACACTCAATACTGTTGCAccctttttctcacatttttttaCTTGATCAATAGTCATACAGCCACAACAGCAGTGACTTCTGCTAGCACCATGCAGAATCCCCAAGGCCTCTATAGGGAGTAAATCCTATGAATATTCATGGCACAGAGacaaatagaaagaaaacataaatcaTGTGACTTATTCTAGAAATCGGAGATCCTTGTCGCATGGACAGAAGTTTTAAAACTATTACAGAAGGCGTGGGCCATGCTCAAAGCAAAGAGGTTGTGCTTTCCAAGGCGGGCTATGCTATCAGTTTTGCACttgttttatatattaaaacttatttttatgtGTACTTCTTACTAAATAACCACAGTGAGcgtttggaaaaaaagaaaaaaaagaaaaaagtcatttctATTGTCTTTTTATTAATTGGGGAAGTTTCGTTACCTATGGTGTTTGCAGGAAGAAGTTAAAACGAATGCCATGCCATTTGTCTGTTTATACCTCCTACTCTGACCGCATTGTAAACAGAATATAGACAACAAATCAAAATTCTCTTTTGCTAAAATGATCATGATCCTGAATATCATTAAACTGTCTCCATCAGTGGATCCAATAGCTTTCacaatttcattgttttttcaGCTCAAGGGTTTGAGAAATTACTGTAATTATAAGAACATTTTCACCCTCAAGCATAGATGGGCCATGCAGCTAATTAGCATACTTCAAGCTAActctatgaaaatgaaatatgtgaTAGGTTCCAAATGAATCATTTAGCAGGATCCTGTTGGACTTATCTTTCCATGCTGACAAAAATGGATTGTAGAAAAAGAGAATGGGATGGAGGGGAATGTTTAAGTGGTTTAGTGATTAACTTAAATGCTTTTCATTCAACCACTAGCAGTTCCTAGATGTGAAGGATGGGAAGGCAAAAGACACTAGccattttttttagttctttttttgcACATGCAACATGATGTTACTTTATAGAGTCTGGTTTTCAATACCTGCCAATTTTGAATGACTGCAAGTCAAATGAATACAAAGTGTCATTAGCTCAACGCTTGAATGATTAAAGACATCAGTTGCTAATTAATCAGAAGGGAGCAAGTGAGTCTAGACGAAACACCTCTGATCTGTGTATTGTCCCACTGTAGTAATCTGTCTTGGCTAACTCAAAAAGTTGATaggtgaaaaaggaaaagtggaTAGGTCCAGGAAAAGTgttgaataaataaaatctagtGCAAATACAACACTTGCTAGTGATGTGCTACATTCCCAACAAGTAGAGGGAAAGACTGAGGTCTgctctctggagatcatctgcCAAATGCATCATGGTTTCTGAGCCCAAAAGGAGGG encodes the following:
- the LOC104911565 gene encoding probable G-protein coupled receptor 141, translating into MSNSSLTQQNQSTIRTMLDTSDRLRSILIILYSIDLAGGTLGVLVMSRQLFRRRSQSAMIIIIINLLVLHTLLLLSIPFRLSYYVSQEWKFGTFTCKLVSATIYLHMYTTFTFYVAIIIMRLFQLEFNKCYTTIWVTAVWMLGALVIAPVFLSYYGTSRTYPSSQCFQFQKEMEEMPMVVVNYCLIGVLLAVCGLLTIIQLSVMCRLTVKYWPEINSHVEFRAQAKSFFFTLVTIVCFTPHHVFRVYYIQNFHLDKDHKLLTYNEIFLALTTMCCLDMLCFIAGIAH